Genomic DNA from Filimonas effusa:
AAAGAATAAAGACAAAGGGAACCGGCCGGGGGCCTAGATCGTGGCAAACAGCATTGAAACGATCGTGGCTTGTTATCCATTCAGCCGGAATGGCCAGCTGCCGTATCTGTTTTTGAACGGCAGGCTGGCATGTTGCGTATATTCCTGTTTCTAACTTTTATAGTCGCCACTGAAGGTGCCTGTTTGTTCCGAGATCTTTTCCCGTTCAACGGCAGAAGCCTCGTGGCCGGGTTCTGTTCGTCCATCCGTTTTATCAGATGGTTCCATGTTCTTGCGCATATTGGCTGCATTTGCCGCATCGGGCATCATGTTGGCCATCAGAACGTGCATTTTTGTTTTGCCGCCGGAGATCACTTTGCTTTCTCCGCTCATTAAGGCTTCATAACCATCAAGGGCCACTTCTTCCGGTGTTTGCAGCGCTTCTTCCCGGTAGGTTTTAGTGTGTTCGGCATGGGCTTTATGGAAAAAGTCAGTATCTGCCGCACCGGGTAATAATACGGTGATGGTAACACCTGTATCCTTTACCTCATTACTTAAAGCGGCGCTGAAAGATAAAACAAACGCTTTTGTTGCGGCGTATACAGACAATAGCGGCATAGGCGCCTTACCCGCTTCTGAACCAAGCTGAAGGATCCTGCCTTCGCCTCTTGCTATCATATCTGTCAGGAATAGCCTGGTGAGTGCAACAAGGGAGCTGATGTTTAGCTGGATAATATCGAGGCTGCGTTGCAGCTCTATCTCTGCGAATTTGCCCCATTCCCCTTGTCCTGCGTCATTGACCAATACATCTATTGTCACCCCCATTTCAGCTACTTTATCATAGATCTCCTGCGGTGCTTGTGGGTTGAAGAGGTCTTTGGCCAGGGGTGTTACTTCAATACCGAATTCCATTTTCAGATTGTCGGCTATTTGCTGAAGCCGCCCTTCATTACGAGCCACGAGTATAAGGTTGTAGCTGTCCTTTGCGAGAAGGCGGGATAATTCGAATCCAAAGCCGCTGGTGGCGCCTGTGATCAAAGCATATTTATTACGTGTTACCAGGTTTACTTCTTTCATAATTTTTATTTTTTGTTGATTCTGTCTCTAAGCTGCAAAAAACTGTTCCCGGTAGTTTTACGCGGTTCCTGGAAGGCAGGGAACGATGTTTTATGAAAAACTGTGTCAGCCTGATCAGGCATTGAACCATCACATAACCAGAAAATATGAAAGCAGCAGTATTTCACAAGCCGGGTGACATCCGTGTCGAAAATGTCGAGGATCCGCGTATAGAAAAAGAGGATGATCTTATCCTGAAAGTAACATCCACCGCTATTTGCGGAAGTGACCTGCATATTTACGATGGCTTTTTTCCCCAACCTAAGCCGGAGGTGCTGGGGCATGAGTTCATGGGTATCGTAGAAGAAGTGGGTAAAGGAGTAACCAACATCAAAAAAGGCGATCGCATTGTGGTGCCTTTCCCTATAGCCTGTGGTCATTGTTATTTCTGTAATCATGGACTGGCTCCCGCCTGTGAGAATTCGAACCCCGATCACTACGGACCTGAAGGTGATGTTGCGAGCGGCAAGGGTGGTGGTCTTTATGGTTATACCGAACTATATGGTGGTTACAACGGCGGACAGGCTGAGTATGTTCGTGTACCCTACGCCAACTTTAACCCTCGTGTAGTCCCTGACAACCTTACCGATGAGCAGGTGTTGTTTCTTACAGATATTTTTCCAACGGGCTGGACGGCTGTTGACTGGGGTGAAGTTAAAGGAGGTGAGACGGTTGCCATATTTGGTAGTGGTCCTGTGGGGTTAATGGCGCAAAAAGCCGCCTGGCTGAAAGGTGCGGCCAGGGTGATTGCTATCGATCCGCTTAATTACAGGCTGGAGCGCGCCAAAAGGGTAAACAATGTAGAAACCATCAATTCAGAAGAGCTGGATCCTGTAGAAGTGATCAGGGAGATGACCGGAGGAAGAGGAGCGGATGTTTGCATTGATGCTGTGGGTGTGGAAGCCAACCGCAGCTTTGGTGAAAAGCTAAAAGCCACCCTCAACCTTGAAAAAGGTACTATTAAAGTTATGGAGAATTGTATCAAGGCTGTACGGAGGGGTGGCATTGTTTCGGTAGTAGGTGTTTATGGAACGCCCTATGATAATTTTCCTGTTCACAGGATCTTTGACAAAGGCCTGACCATGCGTTTTGGGCAGGCGCCTGTTCAGAAATATATCGATGAGCTGTTCAGCCTGGTACAAACAGGAAAAGTGGTGCTTGATGATATCATTTCACACAGGCTGCCTTTGGCGGAAGCTTCGCATGCCTACGAGATCTTTAAGCATAAGGAAGACGATTGTGTAAAGGTTGTGTTAAAGCCCTAAGCGGCTTTTCCTATAAACAGATTGAATTTATGCTGTAAAAAACAGTGGAAGGATGTTATAGCTTGTACCCAATAGCATAACAAGCCATAGCTTGGCAGGGCGGCCCCGGTATCGGTGGCCGCCTATTTTTTGCTATGTTTATAATAGCTGTGCTCTATCCGATTGAAAATTCCCCCGTTTTATACCAATTTACCCCCTTTATCGACCCCCTATATCTGCATAATTTTACCCGGGGAGAC
This window encodes:
- a CDS encoding SDR family NAD(P)-dependent oxidoreductase, which gives rise to MKEVNLVTRNKYALITGATSGFGFELSRLLAKDSYNLILVARNEGRLQQIADNLKMEFGIEVTPLAKDLFNPQAPQEIYDKVAEMGVTIDVLVNDAGQGEWGKFAEIELQRSLDIIQLNISSLVALTRLFLTDMIARGEGRILQLGSEAGKAPMPLLSVYAATKAFVLSFSAALSNEVKDTGVTITVLLPGAADTDFFHKAHAEHTKTYREEALQTPEEVALDGYEALMSGESKVISGGKTKMHVLMANMMPDAANAANMRKNMEPSDKTDGRTEPGHEASAVEREKISEQTGTFSGDYKS
- a CDS encoding zinc-dependent alcohol dehydrogenase, with translation MKAAVFHKPGDIRVENVEDPRIEKEDDLILKVTSTAICGSDLHIYDGFFPQPKPEVLGHEFMGIVEEVGKGVTNIKKGDRIVVPFPIACGHCYFCNHGLAPACENSNPDHYGPEGDVASGKGGGLYGYTELYGGYNGGQAEYVRVPYANFNPRVVPDNLTDEQVLFLTDIFPTGWTAVDWGEVKGGETVAIFGSGPVGLMAQKAAWLKGAARVIAIDPLNYRLERAKRVNNVETINSEELDPVEVIREMTGGRGADVCIDAVGVEANRSFGEKLKATLNLEKGTIKVMENCIKAVRRGGIVSVVGVYGTPYDNFPVHRIFDKGLTMRFGQAPVQKYIDELFSLVQTGKVVLDDIISHRLPLAEASHAYEIFKHKEDDCVKVVLKP